The proteins below come from a single Streptococcus porcinus genomic window:
- a CDS encoding DUF2200 family protein, whose translation MSHSIFQMSFQSVYQALVAKVERKGGHGQDVDRLIAWLMGYSNEEIAELKKSDVSYGDFLDQAPSYNPHRQNITGKICGIQIETIADDQMQKLRQLDKLVDWLAKGKTSEQVIAKYEE comes from the coding sequence ATGTCCCATAGTATTTTTCAGATGTCCTTTCAGTCTGTTTATCAGGCTTTAGTGGCTAAGGTCGAGCGCAAGGGCGGGCATGGTCAAGATGTTGATAGGCTGATTGCTTGGTTGATGGGCTATTCTAATGAAGAAATAGCTGAGCTTAAAAAATCAGATGTGAGTTATGGTGATTTTTTAGATCAAGCACCTTCATATAACCCTCATCGCCAAAATATTACTGGTAAGATCTGTGGTATCCAAATCGAAACTATTGCGGATGATCAGATGCAAAAGCTTCGCCAACTGGACAAGCTTGTTGACTGGTTAGCAAAGGGAAAAACGAGTGAGCAGGTAATAGCTAAGTACGAAGAATAA
- a CDS encoding helix-turn-helix transcriptional regulator → MDKERLDYWKTVIKFLHGVLGENYEIVLHVIDENDIYIGEIVNSHISGRTTNSPLTAFALVLINNKVYQKQDFVTNYKAIVSPQNKEVRGSTLFIKNASGQLEGMLCINMDISVYKNLADNVLSLANLLPHQCQSPTLSSINYQPDEAVEVLSNNIQDIISEIIDPSLLKQGINLSQEVKIDIVYKLHEKGVFQLKGAVSKVAEVLNISEPSVYRYLKKIDAD, encoded by the coding sequence ATGGACAAGGAGAGACTGGACTATTGGAAAACGGTCATCAAGTTTTTACATGGAGTTCTTGGGGAAAATTATGAAATCGTTCTTCATGTGATTGATGAAAATGATATCTACATTGGCGAAATTGTAAACAGTCACATTAGCGGACGGACAACCAATTCACCCCTAACAGCATTTGCACTGGTCCTGATTAATAATAAGGTCTATCAAAAACAAGATTTTGTCACCAATTACAAAGCTATCGTGAGCCCCCAAAACAAAGAAGTCCGAGGGTCAACTCTGTTTATCAAAAACGCCAGTGGTCAACTAGAAGGCATGCTCTGTATCAATATGGATATATCCGTCTACAAAAATTTAGCCGACAATGTCCTAAGCTTGGCCAACCTGCTTCCACACCAGTGTCAGTCACCAACACTAAGCTCAATTAATTACCAGCCAGATGAAGCGGTAGAAGTCTTATCAAATAACATTCAAGATATCATAAGTGAAATCATTGACCCTTCTTTATTAAAACAAGGGATTAATCTCAGCCAAGAAGTTAAGATAGACATCGTCTACAAGCTCCATGAAAAAGGAGTCTTTCAGCTCAAAGGTGCTGTTTCAAAGGTTGCTGAGGTCTTAAATATCTCAGAACCAAGCGTCTACCGCTACCTTAAAAAGATTGATGCCGATTAA
- a CDS encoding RidA family protein, translating to MKNYPDSIGPYSIYTVEGNTLYTSGQLPVVPETGDLATGFEAQCRQAFANIKGILEEQGLDLSHVFKLTIYLSDLKYFNTLNEVMEELFEEPYPIRTAYQVVALPKGALIEVEALARLTKS from the coding sequence ATGAAAAACTATCCCGATTCTATTGGGCCTTACTCTATTTACACGGTAGAAGGCAATACGCTCTACACTTCAGGTCAATTACCAGTGGTTCCTGAGACTGGCGACTTAGCTACTGGTTTTGAAGCACAGTGCCGACAAGCTTTTGCCAATATTAAGGGTATTTTAGAGGAACAAGGCTTGGATCTGAGTCATGTTTTCAAACTCACTATCTATTTGTCAGATTTGAAATATTTTAATACTTTAAATGAGGTTATGGAAGAGTTATTTGAGGAACCTTATCCTATCAGAACTGCTTATCAAGTTGTTGCTTTACCTAAGGGAGCTTTAATAGAGGTCGAAGCGCTGGCTAGACTGACGAAATCGTAA
- a CDS encoding PTS fructose transporter subunit IIC — protein MDIIIGIGLLILVLAIFTLFNYKAPYGAKAMGALASAACASFLVEAFQDSFFGKVLGLKFLSEVGGANGSLSGVAAAILVAIAIGVSPGYAVLIGLAVSGTGIIPGFIAGYLVSFLIKWMEKNIPGGLDLISIIIIGAPLTRIIAKLITPVINDTLLSIGDILTSSANSNPIIMGIILGGTIVVVATAPLSSMALTAMLGLTGIPMAIGALSVFGSSFMNAVLFYRLKLGERKDNIAFAIEPLTQADVTSANPIPIYVTNFCGGAACGILIALMKLVNDTPGTATPIAGFAVMFAYNPMVKVLITALGCIALSMLAGYVGGSVFKNYKLITKQELQARDN, from the coding sequence ATGGATATAATTATTGGGATTGGTTTACTTATTCTGGTATTAGCAATTTTTACCTTGTTTAATTATAAGGCTCCGTATGGGGCAAAGGCGATGGGGGCATTGGCTTCGGCTGCATGTGCATCATTTTTGGTTGAAGCTTTTCAAGATTCTTTTTTTGGAAAAGTTTTAGGCCTTAAGTTTTTGAGTGAAGTTGGCGGTGCCAATGGTTCCTTATCAGGTGTAGCGGCAGCAATTCTTGTTGCGATAGCTATTGGTGTTTCTCCCGGCTATGCTGTCTTAATTGGCTTGGCAGTTTCTGGTACGGGTATTATTCCTGGCTTTATTGCTGGGTATTTGGTTTCCTTCTTGATTAAATGGATGGAAAAAAATATTCCTGGTGGATTGGATCTTATCTCGATTATTATTATTGGAGCCCCATTAACTCGCATCATTGCTAAGCTCATTACCCCGGTAATTAATGATACGCTTTTATCAATAGGTGATATTTTAACTTCGAGTGCCAATAGTAATCCAATCATTATGGGAATTATCCTTGGAGGTACAATTGTGGTTGTGGCAACGGCTCCGCTATCCTCGATGGCCTTGACAGCTATGCTTGGTTTGACTGGTATCCCGATGGCTATTGGAGCCTTGTCCGTTTTTGGTTCTTCTTTTATGAATGCTGTGCTTTTTTATCGTCTAAAATTGGGTGAAAGAAAAGATAATATTGCCTTTGCCATTGAACCTTTGACACAGGCCGATGTGACCTCAGCAAATCCTATTCCGATTTATGTGACTAATTTTTGTGGTGGTGCTGCTTGTGGTATTTTAATTGCCTTGATGAAACTGGTCAATGATACCCCGGGAACGGCAACGCCGATTGCTGGTTTTGCTGTCATGTTCGCCTATAACCCAATGGTAAAAGTATTAATTACCGCCTTAGGCTGTATTGCTTTAAGTATGCTTGCTGGATATGTTGGTGGAAGCGTATTCAAAAATTATAAATTGATTACTAAACAAGAGCTACAAGCAAGGGATAACTAG
- a CDS encoding D-serine ammonia-lyase, translating into MSLETWKKEIPELEKVMNYEELFWMNDSYQGVDAANKVSQFGKADIKDAEDRLKRFAPYFADNFECIRANDGIIESAISKIPEFQHFLEAQYQIKIPGQMYLKRDDTLPIAGTIKARGAIYEVLKHAEMLALEAGILSGYDDDYRKFASSEFKEFFSQYKIMVGTTGNLGISVGIMGVSLGFEVVIHMSYDAKEWKKQYLRDHGVVVIEHKTNFTEAVNQGRAESDADPKSYFVDDEHSVDLFLGYTVGPCRLKKQLEEKNILVDEDHPLFVFSPCGIGGSPGGTAFGLKQIYGDHVHCFFAQPTHMPSMLVGLLTKEYSKVSVADFAIDAKTNMDGLAVPRTSGFVAELMHHYFNGGITISEEHQKLFLTKMIDLEDIHLEPAALAGTIGPAMLFGTQEGRAYLKAYDLEDKMQNATYIAWATGGSMVPKADMEEFYQEGK; encoded by the coding sequence ATGAGTCTAGAAACTTGGAAAAAAGAAATACCTGAACTTGAAAAAGTGATGAACTATGAAGAACTTTTTTGGATGAATGATTCTTATCAAGGTGTTGATGCAGCTAATAAAGTGTCACAATTTGGAAAAGCTGATATCAAAGATGCTGAAGACCGTTTGAAACGCTTTGCTCCGTACTTTGCCGATAATTTTGAGTGCATCCGTGCTAATGATGGCATTATTGAATCTGCCATCTCAAAAATCCCAGAATTTCAACACTTTTTAGAAGCTCAATACCAAATCAAAATTCCTGGGCAGATGTATTTAAAACGTGATGACACTTTGCCAATCGCTGGAACTATTAAGGCTCGGGGAGCTATTTACGAAGTGCTAAAACATGCTGAAATGTTAGCATTGGAAGCAGGTATTTTAAGTGGCTATGATGATGACTATCGGAAATTTGCCAGCTCTGAATTTAAAGAGTTCTTTAGTCAGTACAAGATTATGGTTGGCACTACTGGAAATTTAGGAATTAGTGTCGGTATCATGGGTGTTTCGCTTGGTTTTGAAGTGGTTATTCACATGTCCTACGATGCTAAAGAGTGGAAAAAACAATATTTGCGTGATCACGGCGTTGTGGTTATTGAACATAAGACAAATTTCACTGAGGCAGTTAATCAAGGTCGTGCCGAATCCGATGCCGATCCTAAATCTTACTTTGTAGACGATGAACATTCAGTGGATCTCTTCTTAGGCTACACTGTTGGACCTTGCCGATTGAAGAAACAGTTAGAAGAGAAAAATATCCTCGTTGACGAAGACCATCCCCTCTTTGTCTTCTCGCCATGTGGTATTGGTGGTAGTCCAGGCGGTACAGCTTTTGGCTTGAAACAGATATATGGTGATCACGTTCACTGTTTCTTTGCTCAGCCAACACATATGCCGTCCATGTTGGTTGGCCTATTAACAAAAGAATATTCTAAGGTTTCTGTAGCCGATTTTGCTATTGATGCGAAAACAAATATGGATGGTTTAGCTGTTCCTAGAACGTCTGGTTTTGTTGCTGAGTTGATGCATCATTACTTTAATGGGGGAATTACCATTTCTGAAGAGCATCAAAAACTCTTCTTGACAAAAATGATTGATTTAGAAGACATTCACTTAGAACCAGCAGCCCTAGCGGGTACTATTGGACCAGCAATGCTCTTTGGAACGCAAGAAGGTCGTGCTTATCTGAAAGCTTATGACTTGGAAGATAAGATGCAAAATGCAACTTATATTGCATGGGCGACTGGTGGTAGTATGGTGCCAAAAGCAGATATGGAAGAGTTCTACCAAGAAGGTAAATAA
- a CDS encoding V-type ATP synthase subunit I, producing MAISQMKKLSIILEQDILDQFLQFLQQRQVVEVRNVCQLDEWQEAFQERTNTCPKIWQFADKSEEDLEGDHTLVYFRRQEEEIKDVIKALTGVIPAKSKLATLKKQKPSIQFEDLEDLKRQKEVKELLCYYQEKIQRLKMINHALEGLDVELEDLRKWVQLKILPRDLADLNVLAGQIGTIPSTADDSFYRQLLANPHIVLEKVFQTELEYGVLLFWDKQQTVALEDYHFKALDYPYQLLPAELLLEKEKAIKAYKAEKGQLVLELSNSADQLEELYIQLDYCSTLNLRQSAKQLLARSRYLVAIEAWIEADNVKVLEAAAQDQFGCSVYIQATDVEQAEWEVVPIKLRNHAIIEPFELVTEMYALPKYYEKDPTPLLAPFYFTFFGMMVADLGYGLLLGLVASLALSLGNLDVKKRRFLKFFRTLGVAVALWGLIYGSFFGFALPIHLLSTTRDVMSILILSVIFGFVTVIVGLLLNGLQQVKMRDYAQAYSSGFAWCLILVGLFLMAIGLLIPWLGFLITTGKWLAIVNAVGIVLVAVLKSKNFAGLGVGLYQLYNISSYIGDLVSFTRLMALGLSGASIGSAFNLIVSIFPPLGRFTIGIVIFVFLHAINIFLSLLSGYVHGARLMFVEFFGKFYQGGGRAFNPLKVANKYVVIKKESQMEEE from the coding sequence ATGGCTATTAGTCAAATGAAAAAACTGTCTATTATCTTAGAGCAAGATATCTTAGATCAGTTTTTACAATTTTTACAACAAAGGCAAGTCGTTGAAGTGCGCAATGTTTGCCAGTTAGATGAATGGCAAGAAGCTTTTCAGGAAAGGACGAATACTTGTCCTAAAATATGGCAATTTGCTGACAAGTCTGAGGAGGACTTAGAAGGGGACCATACTTTAGTCTATTTTAGACGGCAAGAAGAAGAAATCAAAGACGTCATCAAAGCATTAACAGGTGTTATCCCAGCTAAAAGTAAATTGGCCACTCTCAAAAAGCAAAAACCTTCTATTCAGTTTGAGGATTTAGAAGATTTAAAGCGGCAAAAAGAGGTTAAGGAGCTTCTTTGTTATTATCAGGAAAAAATACAGAGACTGAAAATGATTAACCATGCTTTGGAAGGGCTTGATGTGGAATTAGAAGATCTTAGAAAATGGGTGCAGCTAAAAATTTTGCCTCGAGATCTTGCTGATTTAAACGTTTTAGCTGGTCAGATTGGCACCATTCCAAGTACTGCAGACGATAGTTTTTATCGCCAATTACTGGCTAATCCTCATATCGTATTGGAGAAAGTTTTTCAGACAGAGTTAGAGTATGGGGTCCTTTTGTTTTGGGATAAGCAACAAACAGTCGCTCTTGAAGATTACCATTTTAAAGCACTTGATTATCCCTATCAGTTGTTACCGGCTGAGTTACTCTTAGAAAAAGAAAAGGCCATTAAGGCCTATAAGGCTGAAAAAGGGCAGCTAGTGTTAGAATTATCTAATTCAGCGGATCAGCTGGAAGAGCTCTATATTCAGCTAGACTATTGTAGCACTTTAAACTTACGACAAAGCGCCAAGCAGTTGCTAGCTAGGAGTCGTTATTTAGTTGCTATTGAAGCATGGATTGAAGCAGACAATGTAAAAGTTTTAGAAGCGGCGGCTCAAGACCAATTTGGCTGCTCGGTTTATATACAAGCCACAGATGTTGAGCAAGCGGAGTGGGAAGTGGTGCCGATTAAACTTCGTAACCACGCTATTATCGAGCCGTTTGAGCTAGTAACGGAAATGTATGCTTTGCCTAAATATTATGAGAAGGATCCAACTCCTCTCTTAGCTCCTTTTTATTTTACGTTTTTTGGGATGATGGTAGCTGATCTAGGTTATGGTCTTCTCTTAGGTTTAGTAGCCAGTCTTGCTCTAAGTTTGGGTAACCTTGATGTTAAAAAGAGACGATTTCTGAAATTTTTTAGGACACTTGGTGTTGCTGTCGCCTTATGGGGACTGATTTATGGTTCTTTTTTTGGGTTTGCTTTGCCCATCCATCTGTTATCAACAACCAGAGATGTAATGTCCATTCTCATCTTATCAGTTATTTTCGGTTTTGTGACAGTGATTGTTGGTTTGCTTTTGAATGGCTTACAGCAAGTGAAAATGAGGGATTATGCACAAGCTTATAGTTCAGGCTTTGCTTGGTGTTTGATATTAGTAGGGCTATTTTTAATGGCGATAGGCTTACTGATACCTTGGCTAGGCTTTTTAATCACAACAGGGAAATGGTTGGCTATTGTGAATGCTGTAGGAATTGTCCTTGTTGCTGTGCTAAAATCTAAAAATTTTGCGGGTTTAGGAGTGGGTTTATACCAACTCTATAATATTAGTTCCTATATTGGTGATTTGGTAAGTTTTACGCGTCTTATGGCTTTAGGGCTATCGGGAGCAAGTATCGGGTCAGCTTTTAATTTAATTGTGAGCATTTTTCCTCCTTTAGGGCGATTTACGATAGGTATTGTGATTTTTGTTTTTTTACATGCTATTAATATTTTCTTGTCCTTGTTATCAGGTTATGTTCATGGTGCTAGACTAATGTTTGTTGAATTTTTTGGTAAGTTCTATCAAGGTGGAGGCAGAGCTTTTAACCCCTTAAAAGTAGCTAATAAGTATGTGGTCATCAAGAAAGAAAGTCAAATGGAGGAAGAATAA
- a CDS encoding V-type ATP synthase subunit K, giving the protein MEQLASYFTSHGGAFFSALGIAIAVGFSGMGSAYGVGKAGQAAAALLKEEPDKFASALILQLLPGTQGLYGFVIGILIWLQLTPNLALEQGVAYFFVSLPIGLVGYFSAKHQGNVAVAGMQILAKRPEEYMKGAILAAMVETYAILAFVVSFILTLRVG; this is encoded by the coding sequence ATGGAACAGTTAGCAAGTTATTTTACAAGTCATGGAGGCGCTTTTTTTTCCGCCTTGGGGATTGCTATTGCGGTTGGTTTTAGTGGCATGGGCTCAGCTTATGGTGTTGGGAAAGCGGGTCAGGCTGCCGCTGCTTTATTAAAAGAAGAACCAGATAAATTTGCATCAGCCTTAATTTTGCAACTATTACCAGGAACGCAAGGCTTGTACGGTTTTGTTATTGGTATTTTAATTTGGTTACAATTAACTCCCAACTTAGCTCTTGAGCAGGGAGTGGCTTACTTTTTTGTTTCTCTACCAATAGGACTTGTTGGTTACTTTTCTGCTAAGCATCAAGGGAATGTAGCAGTGGCTGGAATGCAAATTTTAGCCAAGCGTCCTGAGGAATATATGAAGGGAGCTATCTTAGCTGCTATGGTCGAAACCTACGCTATCTTAGCCTTCGTTGTGTCCTTTATATTAACATTGCGGGTTGGTTAG
- a CDS encoding V-type ATPase subunit, translating to MDHDQFSQLNTSISVKEKDFISEQEFTMFLNAKNKEELSLLLQKTPYSITITDLDNLDIVEKVLMKELGKTFKWVSAECPVPEIVDLFILPYLYHNVKVLLKAKASQKNLDHLLLPFGGTSLSALQHLVRTLKSDYFPAYFEEEIQSIWEEYVDYGDSRVIEIGADLAYFKHLRRIAEQLDDPVFDKAVDILTDSYNVLTLMRAKNLNKADGFIKQLLTEQSSLTNQELTGNPIYQTLGSWYNQLLPENYSSVLARYEQKIAKGELSIRELEELVDLLIFYLFDDSKFTCQGPYPVARFLLAKLFEIKNLRLILSAKVNQLPLDLVKERLRPFYEY from the coding sequence ATGGATCACGATCAATTTTCACAACTTAATACAAGTATCAGTGTTAAAGAAAAAGACTTCATCTCTGAACAAGAATTCACGATGTTCCTCAATGCAAAAAATAAAGAGGAACTGAGTCTCTTGTTGCAAAAAACACCCTATTCTATAACTATTACTGATTTGGATAATTTAGACATTGTTGAAAAGGTATTAATGAAAGAGTTGGGAAAAACGTTTAAATGGGTTTCGGCTGAGTGTCCAGTTCCTGAGATTGTGGACTTGTTTATCCTACCCTACCTTTACCACAATGTCAAAGTTCTTCTCAAAGCAAAGGCTAGTCAAAAGAATTTAGATCATTTATTGCTTCCTTTTGGCGGGACTTCTTTATCAGCTTTGCAGCATCTTGTGAGGACCTTAAAGTCTGATTATTTTCCTGCTTATTTTGAGGAGGAAATCCAGTCTATTTGGGAAGAGTATGTTGATTATGGGGATAGTCGGGTAATTGAAATTGGGGCTGACTTAGCTTATTTTAAACATCTGCGACGAATTGCAGAGCAGTTAGATGATCCCGTTTTTGATAAGGCAGTGGATATTCTAACGGATTCCTATAATGTGCTGACGCTGATGCGTGCTAAAAACTTGAACAAAGCAGATGGCTTCATTAAACAATTATTAACAGAACAATCAAGCCTAACCAACCAAGAACTTACTGGCAATCCCATTTATCAGACCTTAGGTAGTTGGTACAATCAATTACTCCCTGAGAATTATTCAAGTGTGCTAGCTAGATATGAGCAAAAAATAGCTAAGGGGGAGCTAAGTATTAGGGAACTGGAAGAATTAGTTGATCTCTTAATTTTTTATCTCTTTGATGATAGTAAGTTTACTTGCCAAGGTCCTTACCCTGTAGCTCGTTTTCTTTTAGCAAAATTATTTGAGATCAAGAACTTACGGTTGATCTTATCTGCTAAGGTAAATCAGCTACCGCTTGATTTGGTAAAAGAAAGGTTGAGACCCTTTTATGAATACTAA
- a CDS encoding V-type ATP synthase subunit F, producing the protein MNTKTYKIAVVGNRDLILPFHMIGFQIFPVIEAQEATNTLRQLAKANFGIIYVTEDIAQLIPETIARYDKELTPAIILLPSYKQKERIALNRLQERVERAVGQNIL; encoded by the coding sequence ATGAATACTAAAACCTATAAAATTGCTGTTGTGGGAAATCGGGATTTAATTCTACCATTTCATATGATTGGTTTTCAGATTTTTCCTGTTATTGAAGCGCAAGAGGCAACTAATACGTTACGTCAGTTAGCAAAGGCTAACTTTGGCATTATTTATGTAACAGAAGACATTGCACAGCTTATCCCAGAGACAATTGCGCGTTATGATAAAGAGCTGACACCAGCCATTATTTTACTTCCAAGCTATAAGCAAAAAGAAAGAATTGCCTTAAATCGGCTTCAGGAGCGTGTTGAAAGAGCTGTTGGACAGAATATTTTATGA
- a CDS encoding V-type ATP synthase subunit A: MSQGKIIKVSGPLVVASGMAEANIQDICRVGKLGLIGEIIEMRKDHASIQVYEETSGVGPEEPVVTTGEPLSVELGPGLLAEMFDGIQRPLERYQKTTQSDFLLRGIHIPSLDRTRLWTFVATVEPGCHLVAGDIVGYVQETKVIEHRIMLPPHVSGELIAIQTGDFSVDDIVYQIKQDDGTVYQGTLMQKWPVRKNRPTKQKLIPTEPLVTGQRVIDTFFPVTKGGAAAVPGPFGAGKTVVQHQIAKFANVDIVIYVGCGERGNEMTDVLNEFPELIDPATGQSIMERTVLIANTSNMPVAAREASIYTGITIAEYFRDMGYSVAIMADSTSRWAEALREISGRLEEMPGDEGYPAYLGSRIAEYYERAGRFKLLGSDAREGSITAIGAVSPPGGDISEPVTQNTLRIVKVFWGLDALLAQRRHFPAINWLTSYSLYKDEVGRYICQHQEADWPQKVREAMAILQEESRLEEIVRLVGMDSLSEQDRLTLAIARQIREDYLQQNAFDVADTFSSFSKQAAMLSNILLFKEEASKALQLGAYFSEIMEGTIDLRDRMARSKFILEENITQIEEIGLEMKATIKAILEKGGV, translated from the coding sequence TTGAGCCAAGGAAAAATTATAAAAGTTTCAGGCCCTCTAGTGGTTGCATCGGGCATGGCAGAAGCTAATATTCAAGATATCTGTCGGGTAGGTAAGCTTGGACTTATCGGTGAAATCATCGAAATGCGAAAAGATCATGCTTCTATCCAAGTCTATGAAGAAACGTCAGGAGTTGGTCCAGAAGAACCTGTAGTGACGACCGGCGAACCCTTATCTGTAGAATTGGGTCCTGGTTTGTTAGCTGAGATGTTTGATGGTATTCAAAGGCCTTTGGAAAGGTACCAAAAGACTACCCAGAGTGATTTTTTATTGCGAGGTATCCATATTCCGAGTTTGGATAGGACACGCTTATGGACTTTTGTGGCGACTGTGGAACCTGGCTGTCATCTTGTCGCTGGTGATATTGTGGGCTACGTCCAAGAAACAAAGGTTATTGAGCATCGGATTATGCTTCCTCCTCATGTTTCAGGGGAGCTGATTGCTATTCAAACTGGAGATTTTAGTGTTGACGACATTGTTTATCAGATTAAGCAAGATGATGGTACTGTTTACCAAGGGACTTTAATGCAAAAATGGCCAGTAAGAAAAAATCGGCCGACCAAACAAAAACTCATTCCGACGGAACCTTTGGTTACGGGGCAACGCGTTATTGATACTTTCTTTCCTGTGACTAAAGGCGGCGCAGCGGCAGTTCCTGGACCTTTTGGTGCGGGGAAAACAGTTGTTCAGCACCAGATAGCCAAATTTGCGAATGTTGATATTGTTATTTATGTTGGCTGTGGTGAGCGTGGCAATGAAATGACAGATGTCTTGAATGAATTTCCTGAGTTAATTGATCCTGCGACAGGTCAGTCAATTATGGAACGAACAGTCTTAATTGCCAATACTTCTAATATGCCAGTAGCAGCTCGGGAAGCGTCTATTTACACTGGCATCACGATTGCAGAGTATTTCCGCGATATGGGCTATTCAGTTGCCATCATGGCTGATTCTACTTCTAGATGGGCAGAAGCTTTGCGGGAGATATCAGGTCGGTTAGAGGAGATGCCTGGAGATGAAGGATATCCTGCCTATCTTGGAAGCCGAATTGCGGAATACTATGAACGTGCAGGCCGTTTTAAACTCCTAGGAAGCGATGCGCGTGAAGGATCAATTACAGCTATTGGTGCGGTATCACCTCCTGGTGGTGATATTTCAGAGCCGGTCACTCAAAACACTCTTAGAATTGTGAAAGTTTTTTGGGGCTTAGATGCTCTATTAGCGCAGAGAAGGCATTTCCCAGCCATTAACTGGTTGACGTCGTATTCCCTTTATAAGGACGAGGTTGGACGCTATATCTGTCAACATCAAGAAGCAGACTGGCCCCAAAAAGTCAGAGAAGCGATGGCAATCCTCCAAGAGGAATCACGTTTGGAAGAAATTGTTCGACTGGTGGGGATGGATTCCTTATCTGAGCAGGATCGTTTAACCTTAGCTATTGCGAGACAAATTCGCGAAGATTATTTGCAACAAAATGCTTTTGATGTAGCTGATACCTTTAGTTCTTTTAGTAAGCAAGCTGCTATGCTTAGTAATATTTTGCTCTTTAAAGAGGAAGCCAGCAAAGCTTTGCAATTAGGTGCTTATTTTTCAGAAATTATGGAGGGAACAATTGACCTTCGTGATCGGATGGCAAGGAGCAAGTTTATTCTCGAGGAAAATATTACGCAGATAGAGGAGATAGGCCTTGAGATGAAGGCTACCATCAAAGCGATTTTAGAGAAAGGAGGTGTCTGA
- a CDS encoding V-type ATP synthase subunit B, whose protein sequence is MEQIKEYRTVCEVVGPLMIVDQVSGVHYNELVEITMQNGNKRQGQVLEVHHDKAVVQLFEGSSGINLAKSKVRFTGHPLELAVSEDMVGRVFDGMGRPLDGGPELIAEKFLDIDGQAINPISRDYPDEFIQTGISAIDHLNTLVRGQKLPVFSGSGLPHNELAAQIARQATVLGDDGKFAVVFAAIGITFEEAEFFMEDLRKTGAISRSVLFINLANDPAIERIATPRIALTTAEYLAYEKNMHVLVIMTDMTNYCEALREISAARREVPGRRGYPGYLYTNLSTLYERAGRLVGKAGSVTQIPILTMPEDDITHPIPDLTGYITEGQIILSHALYNSGLEPPIDILPSLSRLKDKGSGEGKTREDHAATMNQLFAAYAQGKQAKELAIVLGESALSETDKLYVTFTNQFEERYINQGFAQNRSIEESLNLGWELLSILPRTELKRIKAEMIDHYLGKVD, encoded by the coding sequence ATGGAGCAAATCAAAGAATATCGGACGGTTTGTGAAGTGGTTGGTCCCTTAATGATTGTTGATCAGGTTTCTGGTGTCCACTATAATGAGTTGGTGGAAATCACGATGCAAAATGGGAACAAGCGTCAAGGTCAAGTTTTAGAAGTTCATCATGACAAGGCTGTCGTTCAGCTTTTTGAGGGTTCTAGTGGGATTAATTTGGCCAAATCAAAAGTACGTTTCACCGGACATCCCTTAGAGCTTGCTGTTTCTGAAGATATGGTTGGGAGAGTATTTGACGGTATGGGAAGACCACTTGACGGCGGTCCAGAATTAATAGCCGAAAAGTTCTTGGATATCGATGGTCAAGCTATTAATCCAATTTCGCGTGACTATCCTGATGAATTTATCCAGACTGGAATTTCAGCTATTGATCACCTAAATACTTTAGTCCGTGGGCAAAAATTACCTGTTTTCTCGGGCTCTGGGCTACCCCACAATGAATTAGCCGCGCAAATTGCGCGCCAAGCAACTGTTTTAGGTGATGATGGGAAGTTTGCTGTTGTCTTTGCAGCTATTGGAATCACCTTCGAAGAAGCTGAATTTTTTATGGAAGATCTGCGAAAAACAGGTGCTATCAGCCGCTCTGTCCTCTTTATTAATTTAGCAAATGACCCTGCTATTGAGAGAATTGCAACTCCTCGCATTGCTTTAACAACAGCGGAATACTTGGCCTATGAAAAGAATATGCATGTGTTAGTGATTATGACAGATATGACAAATTATTGTGAAGCCTTGAGAGAAATCTCGGCAGCAAGAAGAGAAGTTCCGGGTCGGCGGGGATATCCAGGCTATCTTTACACTAATTTGTCAACTTTATATGAGCGGGCTGGTCGTTTAGTGGGAAAAGCAGGTTCGGTCACACAAATCCCTATTTTGACTATGCCTGAGGACGACATTACCCATCCAATCCCAGATTTGACGGGCTATATTACCGAAGGTCAGATTATTCTTTCACATGCGCTTTATAACAGTGGTCTGGAGCCACCTATTGATATTTTGCCCTCTTTATCCCGTCTAAAGGATAAAGGTTCCGGAGAAGGAAAGACGAGGGAAGACCATGCTGCGACCATGAATCAACTTTTTGCAGCCTACGCGCAAGGCAAGCAAGCAAAAGAATTGGCTATTGTGCTTGGAGAATCAGCTTTGTCAGAAACTGATAAATTATATGTTACTTTTACCAACCAATTTGAAGAAAGATACATTAATCAAGGGTTCGCTCAAAATCGTTCCATTGAAGAGAGTCTCAACTTGGGCTGGGAACTCCTCTCTATCTTGCCAAGAACAGAATTGAAGCGGATTAAAGCTGAGATGATTGACCACTATTTAGGAAAAGTTGACTAG